From the Acidimicrobiales bacterium genome, the window AGAAGCTCACGATCGGGCCGGGCACCGACCCCGCCTCCGAGATGGGGCCGCTCATCACCGAGGCGCACCGGGACAAGGTCACGGGCTACATCGGCGCCGGTGCCGACGCGGGGGCGACCGTGGTGGTCGACGGCCGTTCCGCCGCGTTCGACAACGACGGGTTCTTCCTCGGCGTCACGCTGCTCGATCACGTCACCACCGACATGACCGTCTACCGCGAAGAGATCTTCGGGCCGGTCCTGTGCGTCGTGCGGGTCGACACCTACCAGGAAGCCGTCGATCTGATCTCGACGAACCCGTGGGGCAACGGTGCCGCGATCTTCACCCGCGACGGCGGCGCGGCCCGCCGCTTCCAGGAGGACGCCGATGCCGGCATGGTCGGCATCAACGTGCCCATCCCCGTCCCCGTCGGGTACCACTCGTTCGGCGGCTGGAAGGACTCGGCCTTCGGCGACACGACGATGTACGGGCCCGAGGGCTTCCACTTCTACACCCGCCCCAAGGTGATCACGAGTCGCTGGCCCGATCCGGCCGGCAGTGCCGTCAACCTCGGCTTCCCGACCAACCACTAGCTCGAGACGAAAAGAGAGCAACACCATGGACTTCGGCGTCGTTCTGCAGACCGACCCGCCCGCCTGGCGGGTCGTCGACCTCGCCCAGAAAGCCGAAACGCTCGGCTTCAGCCACGGCTGGACCTTCGACAGTCATGTGCTGTGGCAGGAGCCCTACGTGATCTACAGCCAGATGCTGTCGGCCACGAACCGCATGATCGTCGGCCCCATGGTGACCAACCCGGGCACCCGCAACTGGACCGTCACCGCCTCGCACTTCGCGACACTCAACGACATGTTCGGCAATCGCACGGTCTGCGGCATCGGCCGCGGCGACTCGGCCATGCGGGTGCTCGGCCACACCCCCACCAAGCTGACGACCCTCAGCGAATCGATGCACGTGATCAAGGAGCTGGCGGAGGGGCGCGAGGTCACCTACAACGGCACCCAGCAGCACTTCCCGTGGGCGAAGGAGTCGAAACTCGACATCCTGATGGCGGGCTACGGGCCCAAGGCGCTCGACCTGTGCGGCCGCGAGACCGACGGCTTCATCCTCCAGCTCGCCGACCTCGATCTCGCCGAATGGATGATCACCGCCGTGCGCGCCGCGGCTGCCGACGCCGGGCGCGACCCCGACGACCTCTACATGTGCGTGGCCGCACCGGCCTATGTCGGCACCAACCTCGCCCACCAGCGCGACCAGTGCCGCTGGTTCGGAGGCATGGTGGGCAACCACGTGGCCGACATCGTCGAGCGCTACGGCGACTCCGGCGCGGTGCCCACCGCGCTCACCGACTACATCAAGGGCCGCGAGGGCTACGACTACGCCGGCCACGGCAAGGCGGGCCACGACCACACCGACTTCGTGCCCGACGACATCGTCGACCGGTTCTGCATCCTCGGCGACGAAGACGCTCACATCGAGAAGCTGCGGGCACTCGAGGCCCTGGGCGTCGACCAGTTCGCGATCTATCTCATGCACGACCAGAAGGACGAGACCCTCAACGCCTACGGCCAGCGCATCATCCCGGCCCTGGCCCGCTGACGGGCAGGGCGTTCGTCACGCCGGGTGGCACCGGCAGGCGTGCGTGCCCCGTCAGTGCGTCGCGTCAGCCGGCCCCCTCGAGAACCAGGAGCATCTGGTCGACGTGGACCGCGACGTCGAAGTCTCCGAGATCGTCGTCCGGAGCGAGCGCCCGCATGACGAGCGGAGCCTCGAAGATCAGGAAGGCATCGTGGTAGCTGAAGTGTGGTGCAATCTCGCCGCGGGCCCTCGCGCGATCGAAGATCGCCCGGGTCGGACCGGCGCGAACGTCCATCATCGACCGCTGCAGTTCATGGAGCTTCGGTTCGCGATGGGCTGCAGCCAGGATCTCCAGGAACAGGGCCCGAATCCGTCGATCGGCGAAGATGGGCAGAAGACCCGCGAGGAACTCCCGGAGATCGCCTCGCAGTGACCCCGTGTCGGGCGTGTTCGGTACCGGGGTGAGCCGATCGAGGGCCGCAACCAGCAGCTCCTCCTTCGTCGGGAAGTGGCGATAGATCGTGGTCCGGGCGAGCCCCGAACGACGAGACACCTCGTCGACGGTGAACCGGTGCACGCCCACATCCAGAGCGACCTCCACCGACGCGTCGAGCATCTTGACGCGGGCTTCCTGACTCAGCGGTCGAGCCATGCGACCCGGCCGGCGGTTGCCGTTCCCATTACGCAGCAATACTGTAGCGTTATGCTGAACTCCCCCGTCGACATCCGCCTCCGAATCTCGGCTCTCTGGATCGCCATGTTGTTCATCTTCGCCTATGTCGATCTGTTCTCGCTGTACCGCCCGGATGTCCGCGCCGATCTCGCGAACAACCGTCTCGCCGGCTTCGAGATCGGCCAGCCGTTCCTGCTCGCAGTGACCGTGTTCGTGATCATCCCGAGCCTCATGGTGTACCTCAGCCTGGTCGTGGGCCGGGAGTTGAATCGCATCGCGAACATGGTCGTGGCCGGCACCTACGCGCTGGCAACGATCGGCAGCGCGATCGGCGAATGGAACTACTACGTCGCAGGCAGCGCGGTCGAGGCAGTGCTACTCGCCCTCGTCGTTCGCCATGCGTGGTCCTGGCCGGAACCACTCGCGGCCGAGTAGCGCTAGTGGCCGGTGCTCTGGCGGCGCCAGGGCATGGCGACCCACTCGAGCGCGGCCACGGCCACGAACATCGCGATGCCGACCGCGCTCGCGCCCAGCACCGCGGCCCACGCGGTGTCGTAGCGCGACAGGCCGGCGCTCTGGGTGATCAGCTGACCGAGCGACCCCTGGGTACCGCCGAAGTATTCGGCCACGATCGCGGAGATGATGGCCAACGAACTGGCCAGGCGCAGCGCCGACATCAAGAACGGCAGGGCGTTGGGAATGCGCACCCGCCGGATGACCGACCACTGCGATGCCGCCTGGCTGCGCATCAGTTCGACATGGACGGCATCGACCTGGGTGAGCCCCTTGGTGACGTTGAAGAACACGGGGAAGAAGACGACCACGATCACGACGAGGCGCCGCGAGAACGGGTCAGTGGACCCGAACCAGATGTTGAACACCGGCGCCAAGGACACGATCGGCACCGCGACCATGCCCGACGCGATCGGAGTGACGATGTCGCTGAACCAGCCCCACCGCGAAGCGATCAACGACGCGAACACCGCGAGGACCGACCCGACGACGAGGCCGTAGACGGCATTGCCGCCCGTCACCTCGACACCGTTCCAGATGCGGCCCCAGTTGTCGCCCACTGCGGTGTAGATCGACGACGGGCTCGGCAGGAGGAACTGCTTGATGTCGAACGCCCGCACGAGCCATTCCCACACCCCGAGGAACACGGCGCCGAACGCCAGGGGCACCAGGATGGTCGCGGCCCGGTCCGAGAATCGACTGCCGGTCACAGCGACATCTCCGAACGATGACGGGAACCGGGCATCAGTCGCTCGAGACTGCCGACCGCCGACGTGAACAGGAGCCCGAGCAGGCCGGCGCCGATGATCGCGCAATACATCTTCGGCGGGTCGGTCTGTGCCTGCTGGGCGTAGGCCAGGATCAGGCGACCCACGCCACCGCTCAACCCGATCGAGATCTCACCGACGATCGACCCGATGATCGACGCCGCCGCGGCGAGCTTGAGGGCGGGAACCAGGAACGGCACCGCGCCGGGCAGCCGCACCTTCAGCAGGGTCTGACGCCGCGTGGCGGCATAGGAATCCATCAACTCGATCGAGTGATTGGGCGGCGACTGGAGGCCGCGCAGCCCGTTGACCGCCACCGGGAAGAACGTGAGATACGTGGCGATGAGCGACACGGACATCCACGGTTGCCAGTCGACCAACTCGATGCGGTTGCCCCACGTGACGATGACGGGGGCGAGGGCCAACAGCGGAATGGTCTGCGAGACGATGATCCACGGGAGGATCCCCTTCTCGAGCAGCTTCGAACGCAGCATGACGATCGCCAACGCCATGCCGATGAGGGCACCCATCACGAATCCGGCGAGCGAGATTCGCAAGGTGTACCAGGAGCCCTGCAGCACGGCTTCGAGCACGGTCGTGCCGCTGCGCCGTTGCTGGGGCTCGAAGAAACGCGCCACGATGTCGGACAGCGCCGGCATCGTGATCGCGTTGGTCTTGACGGGGAGGTCACCACCGATGACCGGCCATTGGTCATCGGTCGCGATCCCCATGCGGCGGTAGCCCTCGTAGAGGCCGCAAAGCCCCACGATGGCCACCGCCGCCGGGACGATCCGGAGGGCCCCGTCGATGATCCGTCGGTTCACGACAGCGCGTCCGCAACGGACATCGGTAGGGCCCTCTCGGTGTTCACTCGTTGTCGGTACTGACGGGGATCACTCGCCGCCGGGAGTGGGCTCGACGTCGATCGGCGCGTAGTCGGCACCGGTCACATCGAGTCCCTTCTCCTCGAGCTGGGCGAGGGCTTCCTCCATCAGGTCGGAGCGAGTGGCTTCCTCATCCGGCTGGCCGGCGAGGATCTCGAACTCCACGGCGACGTCGATGGTCTGCTGGTAGAGATCGGGATCGAGGATGCCGACGCCGTCGGGGGACGGCCAGATCAGGTTGTTGACCTCGTTGATCATCCAGCGCTGGTGACCTTCACCGAGGATCGGGGCGTTGTCCAGGACGATCTGGACGCCTTCCTCGAGATTGTCGCGGCAGTAGATCCAACCCTCCATCGAGGCGGCGAGGAAATCGACCGTCTGGGCCCGGAACTCTTCCTCCTGGAGCCGGTTCGTGTCGGCCCACAGGGCGTCCTGGAGCATGGCCACTCCGAGATCGTTGTAGTCGAGGACGTGGAGCTCCTCGGGCTGGATCAGCTCGCCCGTATCGGGGTTGACCGTCTCGAGCATCTGGGCGTATTCGTTGTAGATCGTCGCCATGGCGGCATCGATGTCACGATTGGTGATCGCCACCATGTCGAACTGCTGCTGGACGAGCTCGACGTCGGTCTCGGGATCGAGCCCGGCCTGGCGGATCGCCGCCAGCAGCTCGAACTCGTTGCCGAAGCCCCAGTTGCCGATCTTCTTGCCTTCCCAGTCCGCAGGACTGTTCAGCCCGGAATCGGCCCAGGAGACCTGGCGGGTACCGGAGCGCTGGAAGACCTGGGCGATCTGGGTGAGGTCGGCACCGGCTTCGCGGGAGGCGAGGCCGCGCACCGTGAACGACACGGCGTAGTCGGCGTCGCCGTTCGCGACGACCGTCTGCGGGACGATGTCGACGCCGCCCTCGATGATGGTGAGATCGAGGCCTCGCTCGGCGTAGTAACCCTGCTCGATACCGGCGTAGTAGCCGCAGAACTGGCCCTGCGTGAACCACTGCAGCTGGAGCGAGATCGGGGTGAGCTCGTCGCTCGACGGTGTGTCGCCGCTGTCAGCGCTGTCGCCGCTGTCACCGGCGCCCTCGTCGCCAGAATCGTCGCCACAGGCGACGGCGAACAGCGCGAAGCTGAGCAACAGCGCCAGTACCAGGCGCCAGCGTGATGTACGTGTGTCTCTCATATTCCCTCCAGGGACTTGATGTCTCTCATGTCGAGGACTCCTCGACGAGATCGGTGTAGAGCCGAGGCCTTCGATCGCGAAGGAACGGAAGCCTCTGTCGACGTTCGGCAACGCTGGCGAGATCGACGTGCGCGAACACTACCTCAGCGTCCTGCGTGCCGGCCTGAGACACAATTTCGCCGTCAGGTTGATAGATCGCACTGAGTCCGTAGTAGTCCTTGCCGGTCTCGGCCGACCCCTCGAGCCCGACACGATTGGCGCACACCACGAACATGGAATTGAACACGGCGTGGGCGCGGAGCTCGAGCTGGAAGACCTCTTTCGTCGGCGCGCTCGCGCACGCGACGGGCACGCACATCACCGACGCGCCACCCAGCGCGACGAGACGCCCGAGCTCGGGGAAGTGGCGCTCGTAGCAGATGATGACACCCGCTTTGGTCGGGCCGACATCGACCACCGGCGGCGGCAACTCACCCGGCCGGAAGTAGTACTTCTCGGGGAAGCCGTTGGAGAACGGCAGATGCGACTTGCGGTAATGCACCGCCGGCTCACCGTTCACGAACACACTGGCGGTGTTGTGATACACGCCGGGGGTCGCGCTGGCCTCGAAGATCGACGAGACGATGGCGATCCCGTGCGCCGCCGACCGGTCCGCGACCATCGCGTTGGTGGCACCATCGAGTTCCTCGGCCCAATCGAAGTAGGTCGGGTCGATCTCCGCCGCCACGAAGGGCGCCGAGAAGATCTCGGGGAGGACGACGATCTCGGCACCGAGCGCCGCGGCTTCGTCGATGAGCTCGCCGGCCTCGCGCAGATTCTGCGCCCGGTCGGCGGTCGGCCGAAGCTGGATTGCGGCGACACCACAGGGAGATTCCACTCGTGCTCAGCCTTTCCCGGCCGCGGCGGCCAACGCGAGGAGGGTCTGTTCCTTGTCACCATGGGTGGAGATCAGCGGCAGCTCGACCCCGGCATCGTGGAACTCGAGAAGCTTCTCGTAGGCCTGGCCGGCGCGACCGCACGCCGTCACCTCGTGCACGAGCGAGGTCGGCACGAGGCGCATCGCCCGCCGCACGTCGTCGGGGGTCGCGGGCCAGCCGGCGACCTCCTTGATGCGCTCGACGAGCTCCGGTTCGACCCCACAGTGCTCGGCGATGTGCGGCTGCTGCATCAGATACTGGGTGAGGAATGCGCGACAGGCGTCGACCGCCTCGTCGGGATCGTCGTCGTCGACGCTGCACGCGATGATCTGGGTGACGTGGATCCGGTCACGGCCATCGGAGCGCTTCGCGATCCCCTTGTCGATCGCGGCGAGCGCACCTTCGAGATACGACACCGGCAGCAGGAAGTCGAGGTTCACCCCGTCGGCGATCTCGCCGGCGAGTTGCAGCATCTGGGGCCCGACCGAGCCGAAGTAGATCGGCACGTCGATCGGCTTGTTCTCGTGGTACATGCTGTCGAACCGGACACCGTCCATGTGCACGAAATCGCCCGAGAAGCTGACCAGCTCGTTGCGGAAGAAGGCCTGGAGTACGCCGACATACTCCCGCATCGCGGTGACCGGACGTTCGACCGGTGTGCCGACCTTCGAAGCGATCGGCTCCCACCACGCACCGATGCCGAGAATCGCCCGACCGGGGGCGATCTCGTCGATCGTCTTGAACGTCACGGCCATCAGCGCGGCGTTGCGGCTCTTGTTGTTGACGACGCCGGTGGCCACGCCGACCCGTTGCGTGCGTGACGCGATGACCGCCGCCGGCACGATGCCGTCTCGAGCCAGCCGTCCCTCGGCAACCCAGACCGATTCGAATCCGTGGGTGTCGGCGAATTCGGCCTGCCACCAGGTCTGGTCGAGCGTGAGCCGCTCACCGAGGTGCACGCCGAGCGGTATCGCGGTCATCGCGCACCCGCCGTGGGCGCGATCGGCCGGGCGCGCGGCAGATAGCGACCCCGCCCACGCGCGGCTGTCACTTCGCCGTGCTCGACGACCAGCTCGCCCCGCGAGAACACGTGGGTCGGGCCTCCGACGATCTCGGTGCCCTCGTAGAGGTTGTAGTCGGTCCGCATGTGTTGGTCGGCTGCCCGAACCGTGCGCCGCAGCTCCGGGTTCCAGACCACGAGATCGGCGTCGGCCCCCGGCACGACCGTTCCCTTCTGCGGGTACAGGCCGAACAACTTGGCCGGCCGCGTCGCGACGAGATCCACGAATCGACTGACGTCGAAGCGGCCCTGACGGACACCGGCCTGCCAGATCAACGACAACCGGTCCTCGATACCGGGGACGCCGTTCGGCACGTCGGGGAAGTAGCCGGCACCACGTCCCTTCTGCGGCGGCAGGTCGTCGGGCTGCCCCATGCAGAACGCGGCATGGTCGGTGCCGATCGTCGACAGAGTGTCGCTCACCAGGGCGTCCCACAGGCTCTCCTGGTTGGCTCGCTCGCGGATCGGGGGCGAGCAGAGGTACTTCGCGGCCTCGTGCCCGAGCCCCTCGTAGTCCTCGTAGGCGGCCAGGAGGTACTGCGGGCAGGTCTCACCGTGCACCGGCACGGCGCGCGCCCGGGCCAGCTGGATCTCGGCGGCGGCGTAGCGGCTCGACACGTGGACGACGAAGAGCGCGCTCCCGACCGACTCGGCGATCGCGATCGCGCGATGCACGGCCTCCTGTTCGGACGTGTGCGTGTGTGCCGCGAGGTGGTGGTGTTCCTCGACCATCCCGGCTTCGACCAGCCGATCGGTGGCGTCCTGCACCAGATGACCGTTCTCGGCGTGGACCATGGGCAGCACGCCTTCCTCGGCGGCGGCGCGGAACCCGGCGATCAGGGTGGCGTCGTCGACCATCATCCCGTGGTACGCCATGAAGAACTTCCAGCTCGTCGCACCTTCGGCGGCGAGCTGGCGCAGTTCCGGGATCGAACCCGCCGTGAGCGCGTTGCTGGGAACCATCGGATGGAGCCCGAAGTCGACGACGACCTTCTCCTCGGCGACAGCCCGCCGGGCCTGGAAGGCGTCGTAGATCGATTCCTCCGGGCGGGACTTGACGAAGTCGACGATCGTCGTCGTGCCGCCGACGGCAGCAGCGATCGTGCCCGTGTGGAAGTCGTCCGAGCTCACGGTCGTGAACGAGAGCGCGGGGTTCTCGAGATGGGTGTGGGTGTCGATCCCGCCCGGCAGGACGTAGCACCCGCGCGCATCGATCTCGCGCTCGGCCGTGCCGGTCCCCGGCTCGACGAGCCCGACGATCTTCTCGCCGTCGACGACCACGTCGGCCGAGAAGACTCCGCTCGCCCAGACGACCTCGCCGCCCCGAATGATCAGTGCGGCCATCAGCCGAGCGCCTCGTCGACGAGACCGAGCAGGTCGTCGAGAATC encodes:
- a CDS encoding TIGR03842 family LLM class F420-dependent oxidoreductase, producing MDFGVVLQTDPPAWRVVDLAQKAETLGFSHGWTFDSHVLWQEPYVIYSQMLSATNRMIVGPMVTNPGTRNWTVTASHFATLNDMFGNRTVCGIGRGDSAMRVLGHTPTKLTTLSESMHVIKELAEGREVTYNGTQQHFPWAKESKLDILMAGYGPKALDLCGRETDGFILQLADLDLAEWMITAVRAAAADAGRDPDDLYMCVAAPAYVGTNLAHQRDQCRWFGGMVGNHVADIVERYGDSGAVPTALTDYIKGREGYDYAGHGKAGHDHTDFVPDDIVDRFCILGDEDAHIEKLRALEALGVDQFAIYLMHDQKDETLNAYGQRIIPALAR
- a CDS encoding TetR/AcrR family transcriptional regulator — protein: MARPLSQEARVKMLDASVEVALDVGVHRFTVDEVSRRSGLARTTIYRHFPTKEELLVAALDRLTPVPNTPDTGSLRGDLREFLAGLLPIFADRRIRALFLEILAAAHREPKLHELQRSMMDVRAGPTRAIFDRARARGEIAPHFSYHDAFLIFEAPLVMRALAPDDDLGDFDVAVHVDQMLLVLEGAG
- a CDS encoding DUF6326 family protein, giving the protein MLNSPVDIRLRISALWIAMLFIFAYVDLFSLYRPDVRADLANNRLAGFEIGQPFLLAVTVFVIIPSLMVYLSLVVGRELNRIANMVVAGTYALATIGSAIGEWNYYVAGSAVEAVLLALVVRHAWSWPEPLAAE
- a CDS encoding ABC transporter permease subunit: MTGSRFSDRAATILVPLAFGAVFLGVWEWLVRAFDIKQFLLPSPSSIYTAVGDNWGRIWNGVEVTGGNAVYGLVVGSVLAVFASLIASRWGWFSDIVTPIASGMVAVPIVSLAPVFNIWFGSTDPFSRRLVVIVVVFFPVFFNVTKGLTQVDAVHVELMRSQAASQWSVIRRVRIPNALPFLMSALRLASSLAIISAIVAEYFGGTQGSLGQLITQSAGLSRYDTAWAAVLGASAVGIAMFVAVAALEWVAMPWRRQSTGH
- a CDS encoding ABC transporter permease subunit produces the protein MNRRIIDGALRIVPAAVAIVGLCGLYEGYRRMGIATDDQWPVIGGDLPVKTNAITMPALSDIVARFFEPQQRRSGTTVLEAVLQGSWYTLRISLAGFVMGALIGMALAIVMLRSKLLEKGILPWIIVSQTIPLLALAPVIVTWGNRIELVDWQPWMSVSLIATYLTFFPVAVNGLRGLQSPPNHSIELMDSYAATRRQTLLKVRLPGAVPFLVPALKLAAAASIIGSIVGEISIGLSGGVGRLILAYAQQAQTDPPKMYCAIIGAGLLGLLFTSAVGSLERLMPGSRHRSEMSL
- a CDS encoding ABC transporter substrate-binding protein, yielding MRDTRTSRWRLVLALLLSFALFAVACGDDSGDEGAGDSGDSADSGDTPSSDELTPISLQLQWFTQGQFCGYYAGIEQGYYAERGLDLTIIEGGVDIVPQTVVANGDADYAVSFTVRGLASREAGADLTQIAQVFQRSGTRQVSWADSGLNSPADWEGKKIGNWGFGNEFELLAAIRQAGLDPETDVELVQQQFDMVAITNRDIDAAMATIYNEYAQMLETVNPDTGELIQPEELHVLDYNDLGVAMLQDALWADTNRLQEEEFRAQTVDFLAASMEGWIYCRDNLEEGVQIVLDNAPILGEGHQRWMINEVNNLIWPSPDGVGILDPDLYQQTIDVAVEFEILAGQPDEEATRSDLMEEALAQLEEKGLDVTGADYAPIDVEPTPGGE
- a CDS encoding nitrilase-related carbon-nitrogen hydrolase — protein: MESPCGVAAIQLRPTADRAQNLREAGELIDEAAALGAEIVVLPEIFSAPFVAAEIDPTYFDWAEELDGATNAMVADRSAAHGIAIVSSIFEASATPGVYHNTASVFVNGEPAVHYRKSHLPFSNGFPEKYYFRPGELPPPVVDVGPTKAGVIICYERHFPELGRLVALGGASVMCVPVACASAPTKEVFQLELRAHAVFNSMFVVCANRVGLEGSAETGKDYYGLSAIYQPDGEIVSQAGTQDAEVVFAHVDLASVAERRQRLPFLRDRRPRLYTDLVEESST
- a CDS encoding LLM class flavin-dependent oxidoreductase, translating into MTAIPLGVHLGERLTLDQTWWQAEFADTHGFESVWVAEGRLARDGIVPAAVIASRTQRVGVATGVVNNKSRNAALMAVTFKTIDEIAPGRAILGIGAWWEPIASKVGTPVERPVTAMREYVGVLQAFFRNELVSFSGDFVHMDGVRFDSMYHENKPIDVPIYFGSVGPQMLQLAGEIADGVNLDFLLPVSYLEGALAAIDKGIAKRSDGRDRIHVTQIIACSVDDDDPDEAVDACRAFLTQYLMQQPHIAEHCGVEPELVERIKEVAGWPATPDDVRRAMRLVPTSLVHEVTACGRAGQAYEKLLEFHDAGVELPLISTHGDKEQTLLALAAAAGKG
- the hydA gene encoding dihydropyrimidinase gives rise to the protein MAALIIRGGEVVWASGVFSADVVVDGEKIVGLVEPGTGTAEREIDARGCYVLPGGIDTHTHLENPALSFTTVSSDDFHTGTIAAAVGGTTTIVDFVKSRPEESIYDAFQARRAVAEEKVVVDFGLHPMVPSNALTAGSIPELRQLAAEGATSWKFFMAYHGMMVDDATLIAGFRAAAEEGVLPMVHAENGHLVQDATDRLVEAGMVEEHHHLAAHTHTSEQEAVHRAIAIAESVGSALFVVHVSSRYAAAEIQLARARAVPVHGETCPQYLLAAYEDYEGLGHEAAKYLCSPPIRERANQESLWDALVSDTLSTIGTDHAAFCMGQPDDLPPQKGRGAGYFPDVPNGVPGIEDRLSLIWQAGVRQGRFDVSRFVDLVATRPAKLFGLYPQKGTVVPGADADLVVWNPELRRTVRAADQHMRTDYNLYEGTEIVGGPTHVFSRGELVVEHGEVTAARGRGRYLPRARPIAPTAGAR